One Malania oleifera isolate guangnan ecotype guangnan chromosome 9, ASM2987363v1, whole genome shotgun sequence DNA segment encodes these proteins:
- the LOC131164820 gene encoding uncharacterized protein LOC131164820 — MAKRSPIGSPLVCEKYQSDCTWGLMSIFHFGQGRFNRKLLSNGRQRHANRRPADATGHSRRRLNLQKNLDKKSKGITDRVENKTPTVDTGKAIVKRLKEGEVSTRQHLKKQINSANHGHKAFQTPDHGQGDAMATGRWHSHSSVMEKSSDVLDSAATTQKFCNDIHLENGRDHRDKQKSVNCVVKYDRLNEINMQLVEMNEAVEAFINQKFMDGKFLGKDGANQQSKQFSDALMTLNSNKELFLKLLRDPNSLLAKHIQDMRHSQAGKEQMKSSSKTELSNFENSKVRHCGEPALRSQKCQKQNTPYLFWKKSQNNYPLEGSGNSPTSNRMVGLKPDLAAVHNSVSKGSQLSSKGNSAAPAKFSFGDIRRKFKHAMGERKEEQLWIPMNGDLHKFPGNWQGSEVGGKGIDGVIAETNAPCRTYIDEGRAPKPPINIKRINGIGKLETFQSSRNEATECACKNLHLSTVKHSNQRDSDIYVEAKKRISEMLTSGGKDGYSARKQVPRRLGRILSLPEYDFLPASSPVRDNEHCFNSAQMALTPNNNFRIGNKNNLPLQYERKTGCQDLLRKNAEVLPCTVQKKHKDQKPFDFLPNISENIFSLTEKQESNSSPRDGSKPKGDANILQISLNPNCKAIVNAKQRTDAGNICEKIGNLECLIQDLPAGNQTSTVSSYSSSPNASSIEKAEDLDSIKDKMEQPSPVSILEPFFVEDISSPETTTSKPAEPPRQRLPINFEQHSPTVLSLSSSEISSCPCTEDWEFIHQHVMAVLQDSGLYCDELSVKWHSSNQQLDQSLFDEAQLFPTQSYNDRKLLCDCISEVFLEVYQNYFGCSPWISSTKPMIWSVIVQKNVVREVIKGVNQHLLPQMPPHTLEQLVAKDLAKPGTWMDIRIDAEDTVIEMLEAILDELIMENLCELQT, encoded by the exons ATGGCAAAGAGATCACCGATTGGAAGTCCCCTTGTTTGTGAAAAGTACCAGTCAGACTGTACGTGGGGTTTAATGAGTATCTTTCATTTCGGCCAAGGCCGTTTCAATCGGAAGCTGCTATCGAATGGGAGGCAAAGGCATGCAAACAGAAGACCTGCTGATG CTACAGGTCATTCAAGGAGAAGACTTAATTTGCAAAAGAACCTTGATAAGAAGAGTAAAGGAATTACT GATAGAGTTGAGAACAAAACTCCAACTGTGGATACGGGTAAGGCAATTGTAAAGAGACTCAAAGAAGGAGAGGTGTCCACAAGGCAGCACCTAAAAAAGCAGATTAATTCAGCTAATCATGGTCACAAAGCTTTTCAAACTCCTGATCATGGTCAGGGAGATGCCATGGCAACAGGGCGTTGGCATTCTCATTCTTCAGTGATGGAAAAATCTTCTGATGTGCTGGACTCAGCAGCAACAACACAGAAGTTCTGCAATGATATCCATCTTGAAAATGGAAGAGATCATAGAGACAAACAGAAAAGTGTAAATTGTGTTGTTAAGTATGACCGGCTTAATGAGATCAATATGCAGCTGGTTGAGATGAATGAAGCAGTCGAGGCATTTATAAACCAGAAGTTCATGGATGGAAAGTTCCTTGGCAAAGATGGAGCAAACCAACAGTCGAAGCAGTTTTCGGATGCACTAATGACTCTAAATTCAAACAAGGAATTGTTTCTGAAACTCCTACGAGATCCAAATTCTCTGTTAGCTAAACACATCCAAGACATGAGGCATTCTCAAGCTGGGAAAGAACAGATGAAATCATCATCCAAAACTGAATTgtcaaattttgaaaatagtaaaGTGAGGCACTGTGGAGAGCCTGCACTCAGAAGTCAAAAGTGCCAAAAGCAAAATACACCGTATTTATTCTGGAAAAAGTCTCAGAATAATTACCCACTGGAGGGAAGTGGTAATTCCCCAACTTCAAATAGAATGGTTGGATTGAAGCCTGACCTGGCAGCTGTGCACAATTCTGTAAGCAAAGGCAGTCAACTGTCAAGCAAAGGGAATAGTGCTGCACCAGCAAAATTTTCCTTTGGAGATATTAGAAGGAAATTTAAACATGCAATGGGAGAAAGGAAAGAAGAGCAGCTATGGATTCCAATGAATGGTGATTTACATAAATTTCCAGGGAACTGGCAGGGCTCAGAAGTTGGGGGAAAAGGAATTGATGGGGTGATTGCTGAAACTAACGCACCATGTAGAACCTATATTGATGAGGGTAGAGCTCCCAAACCTCCAATTAACATCAAGAGGATAAATGGGATAGGCAAGCTAGAAACTTTTCAATCAAGCAGAAATGAAGCCACTGAATGTGCTTGTAAGAACTTGCACTTGTCAACTGTCAAGCATTCAAATCAAAGAGATTCTGACATATATGTTGAAGCTAAGAAACGCATCTCGGAGATGTTAACTAGTGGAGGTAAGGATGGGTATTCTGCCAGAAAACAAGTTCCCAGAAGGTTGGGAAGGATACTATCATTGCCTGAATATGACTTCTTGCCTGCATCCAGTCCTGTCAGGGACAATGAGCATTGCTTTAATAGTGCACAGATGGCATTAACCCCCAACAATAATTTTCGAATAGGCAACAAGAATAATTTGCCACTTCAATATGAAAGGAAAACCGGCTGCCAAGATCTCCTCAGGAAGAATGCGGAGGTTCTGCCATGCACTGTTCAAAAGAAGCACAAGGATCAAAAGCCATTTGACTTCTTACCAAATATTTCAGAGAATATTTTTTCCCTAACCGAAAAGCAGGAGAGCAACTCTTCCCCTAGAGATGGTTCGAAGCCAAAAG GAGATGCTAATATTTTGCAAATTTCTTTGAACCCAAATTGCAAAGCCATTGTCAATGCTAAGCAAAGGACTGATGCAGGCAATATATGCGAGAAAATTGGAAATTTGGAATGCTTAATACAG GATTTACCTGCAGGGAATCAAACATCAACAGTGTCATCATATTCTTCTTCACCAAATGCTTCAAGCATTGAAAAAGCAGAAGATTTGGATAGCATTAAAGATAAAATGGAGCAGCCAAGTCCGGTATCTATTCTTGAGCCATTTTTTGTAGAAGATATTTCCAGCCCTGAAACTACCACATCTAAACCTG CTGAGCCACCAAGGCAACGATTACCGATTAATTTCGAACAACACAGCCCCACTGTGCTTTCCCTGTCAAGCTCAGAAATAAGTTCATGCCCTTGTACGGAGGACTGGGAGTTTATCCATCAGCATGTAATGGCTGTGTTGCAAGATTCTGGTTTGTACTGTGATGAACTGTCAGTAAAGTGGCATTCTTCAAACCAACAGCTTGACCAATCCTTGTTTGACGAAGCACAATTATTTCCCACCCAGTCCTATAATGATCGTAAGCTGCTTTGTGATTGTATCAGTGAAGTTTTTCTGGAGGTATATCAAAATTATTTTGGATGTTCCCCTTGGATATCATCTACCAAACCAATGATCTGGTCAGTCATAGTTCAGAAAAATGTGGTTCGTGAAGTGATCAAAGGTGTTAATCAGCACCTTCTCCCGCAGATGCCACCACACACACTGGAGCAGCTTGTTGCAAAAGATTTGGCCAAACCTGGAACATGGATGGACATTCGAATTGATGCAGAAGATACCGTTATCGAGATGTTAGAAGCCATTTTAGATGAATTAATAATGGAGAACCTATGTGAGCTGCAAACTTGA